Proteins encoded within one genomic window of Sphaerotilus montanus:
- the gspG gene encoding type II secretion system major pseudopilin GspG yields MKSLRHAAQRGFTLIELMVVLVIIGVLASLVVPSVLDRVDEAKVTAARTDVNSLMEAMKRYRLDNQRYPTSEQGLQALVAKPTTGPIPPNWKPTLDKLPNDPWGRPYQFANPGVKGPIDVFSYGADGQAGGEGKDEDIGSWQ; encoded by the coding sequence ATGAAATCCTTGCGACACGCCGCCCAGCGCGGCTTCACCCTGATCGAGCTGATGGTGGTGCTGGTGATCATCGGCGTGCTGGCGTCCCTGGTCGTGCCCAGCGTGCTCGACCGCGTCGACGAGGCCAAGGTCACCGCCGCCCGCACCGACGTCAACAGCCTGATGGAAGCCATGAAGCGCTACCGGCTCGACAACCAGCGCTATCCGACCAGCGAGCAGGGCCTGCAGGCACTCGTCGCCAAGCCGACCACCGGCCCGATCCCGCCGAACTGGAAGCCGACGCTGGACAAGCTGCCCAACGACCCCTGGGGCCGCCCGTACCAGTTCGCCAACCCCGGCGTGAAGGGACCGATCGACGTGTTCAGCTACGGCGCGGACGGACAGGCCGGCGGCGAGGGCAAGGACGAGGACATCGGCTCCTGGCAGTGA
- a CDS encoding pilus assembly FimT family protein has translation MTRARGFTLLELMVVVAIIALASSIVTLALPDPASTRLEREATRLVAILETARVQARSLGAPVRWVPGRPRQTANDSPDQPGPDFHFTGLPENSGLPERWSDADLAGRIGVVLAPGQSGLLLGPEPVIPPQTLTLQLDDQRLSLSTDGLSAFAVIADAPAPQ, from the coding sequence GTGACCCGTGCACGCGGATTCACCCTGCTGGAGCTGATGGTGGTGGTGGCGATCATCGCGCTGGCCAGCTCGATCGTCACCCTGGCATTGCCGGACCCGGCCAGCACCCGGCTGGAGCGCGAGGCGACCCGGCTGGTGGCCATCCTCGAAACCGCGCGGGTGCAGGCCCGCTCGCTGGGTGCCCCGGTGCGCTGGGTGCCCGGCCGCCCGCGCCAGACCGCCAACGACAGCCCGGACCAGCCTGGCCCCGACTTCCACTTCACCGGCCTGCCGGAGAACAGCGGCCTGCCCGAGCGCTGGTCCGACGCCGACCTGGCGGGCAGGATCGGCGTGGTGCTGGCGCCGGGCCAGTCCGGCCTGCTGCTCGGCCCCGAGCCCGTGATCCCGCCGCAGACGCTGACCCTGCAGCTCGACGACCAGCGTCTGAGCCTGTCCACCGATGGCCTGAGCGCCTTTGCCGTGATCGCCGATGCACCCGCGCCGCAGTGA